The Paramisgurnus dabryanus chromosome 17, PD_genome_1.1, whole genome shotgun sequence genome includes the window aaatgttaaaagaaagatattcttattttacgTTTTTACAATATTTGATGTTAAAATATGGGATTATGTTGTACTAAATTATATTAGGGTAAAAAACCGGATGCAATTTATAGATGCTTAGAGAAATTAGTCTTTTGCTTTAAAGGCGGCGCTAAATGCAGCACAAAAGTAATAGTTTcctttaaaaattatatatcaTTATGAACCACCagttgtttaacattaaaatattataaaataactaacatttttagtttaattcCAGCAGGTTTAAATCCCAACACTTTATTACcgaccttcaacgttgaaatatggttgaaagaatgtcagttcttgttttAACGTTGATTCAACAGTTAATCCTAAACTATGCAAAAAGatattaaaatgcataaaaatcaatgttgaaatttggttgaaataatgtcagttcttgttttCACGTTGATTCAACAGTTAGTGCTAAACTATGCAAAAAGATATTAAAATGCATATAATCAATGTTGacatttggttgaaataatgtcagttcttgttttCACGTTGATTCAACAGTTAATGCTTAACTATGCAAAAAGatattaaaatgcataaaaatcaatgttgacatttggttgaaataatgtcagttcttgttttAACGTTGATTCAACAGTTAATGCTAAAAACGGTTGCAAAAAGTTATtgaaatgcttaaaaatcaacgttgaaatatggttgaaacaatgtcagttcttgttttAACGTCGATTCAACAGTTAATGCTAAACTATGCAAAAAGatattaaaatgcttaaaaatcaacgtttacattttttttttaaataatgtcagttcttgttttAACGTTAATTCAACAGTTAATGCTAAACGGTtgtaaaaagttattaaaatgctttaaaatcaacgttgaaatttggttgaaataatgtcagttgttTGTTTAACGTTGATTCAACTGTGAATCATGCCAGCTGGGAAGGTGCTTTAATGGTTCCTATTTTCTATAAGCCAAAACATTACCAGTAGAgccattcattttattttccatTAAAACCAATACTTTTTCATTCTAACTATTAAATCAATTAGAATTGTATTGGTAGTTCCTATTGTTTTTCTCAATTAGGGTAATGTCAtaaataatttgtattaataataagtatttttatttgtctttattttagggatgcaccgataggatttgtTTGGGCCGATACCCATTTAAACAGACAaattctggccgataccgatgccgttacagatattaaacacttgtttacaatactatacagttggtctattagctagtttatttctgcatcaaattatttttactgaacatggattggatctgattaacattcaactgaccaacataataagggaggcacaaattaagctaaaacaaatataataagacagcatgacaaccttcaaaggtggtttttgatattcagcatttattttattaacaacattaactcatttttctacatataatggatttctttatgcagttaattaataaacaattggtatcggcctttctcgtgctattgccgatatgccgatggtttaaaattcatcaaaaatcggccgattaatatcggcggccgatacatcggtgcatcactatttAATTGATGTTCCATTTAATAATAAACAGATTGGCATATTCAACTTCATCCTAAAGATATAGacaattgtttagttttttttagcaaGACTAATGCACGTGTCAATCAGGACCTCTAACTCTTTCCCCATCCATACAAAGACATTTTGGTTTTTAAGTTTTTGATGGATTCGGAAATTTCTCCATAATTTACAAGCTGTGAAACAATTTCTTTATTCCTTTGGTCACAAATATGTATGCTGATATAAACTTGAATGATTTCTACGCAGGAAAACCTCATTGGCACACTGTTAGCTATCTTTGGAAACCTGTTGGTCAGCATCTCCGTAAGCATTCAGGTAAGTGTAAATGTGTGGCTGTTTCATTATCATATTCCGGGTCATGTTAAAGGGTGTGTTCAAGTTACACCCTGCGTAGGTGAAAGTAAACTGGTGTCATTTCCTTTTGTTTACACATGGGATTAACGTTGTTTTCTGACAcgacttttgttttgtttttgtatctACGTCAACAGTTTCATAAAGAAGGTGAAAAAGTACAACACGCGTCATAATGTGATGTTTTTTTACTTTCAGAAACAAAGTCATGTGGCCTTAGCAGGAAATAAAGATCCAAGGCGGTACTACCGTACTAAGACCTGGTGGTTCGGTCTAGTGCTCATGGTTTTTGGAGAGGGGGCTCTGTTTGTATCATACGCCTATGCTCCCCTGTCTCTCATAGCTCCACTTAATGCTGTTTCTGTCATATGTAGgtatttttgaccattttagATTAACATGTTATTGTACACCGCGGTCCACAATATTATGCAAATGCCGTCAGTAACTTTACAAATTTTATTTGAACCTTAACCGTTATATGACATTGTGgatgttattctatttaaataaaataaaaatgtcaaaagataCTTTAATACCAGCAAgtttaaatacatgtttgcTGGCTTTTTTATTACTGCCTTTTCTGaatattttcctaaaaaaaatatttttaaatatactttatatagTCGAATCTTTCTGTACTGTGAATCGCTCATGAATCTTATAATAGTTTCTGTTTAGGTCCACcaaatataaattgttatagGAAATCATTAGCTTTTTAAGATGTCTTTAGAAAGATCTTTTTTTATACCCATATTGCATGAGAACTATAACTTtcttaataatttggaacagcatattttgcatatttttcaaTGTATTCAAGtatcttttgacatttttatttcatttaaatataatagAATCCACACTGTCATATTACTGTTGagggtaaaataaaatttgtaaacttactgactgtattggaaaaatataacaaaaatgccaagtgcataataatttggaatgcggtttattaaaatttacatattttttctgttttccatatttaatgtttatttgtgCTTACAtacctaaaatatttttaaatgctatgaataatgtttttgtttgccACATATGTGTAACTTATGTATGTGGTTTGGCCTTCACAGCGAGCTCCATCTTAGGTTTCCTTTTTTTGCGAGAAAAGTGGAAGGCACAGGAATTCTTGAGTGAGTTTTGATTGTATTTtcctataaataaataaaactccaTGCTTAGAAATTGCTTTCATATACACAACTTACTTTGTTAACTTTGGCATTGTTGTGCCAGCTGTATTTCCTAGAGCTGTTTATGCAAACACTTCTAGCCGTGTGTTGCTAAATTACAAACAAGTTCTTATGtaatttattgtatttattgttcatTTAAGAACCATAAAAATTGTTGTGCAGGTCTTTTTCATATATCAATACATTGCActctcttattttatttttttatttttttgtagagCGCTACATTTTGACTTTTCTGGGCTGTGCCATGACGGCAGGCGGTACTTACCTCTTTGTGACATTTGGGCCGAACTCCCACGAGACGCTGAATGCAGAAAATATAGTCCAACATCTTATAAGCTGGCCATTCCTCTTATACTCGGTAATAACCCACATATGTGAACGCTTGCATGTGGGTGATTTTATCATTTGGTACTCCTTGTCATGGATCACAAGATGTTACAAGCCTtaacaatataatattttctgtGTAAAGTGTCTTCAACCACAATTTCAATTATATAATCATCCATATATAGTATGCAtactttgttttaaaatgcacaGCTACTATCTATAAATACTTAGTATTAAATGCAGGGGGTTTTACAgtataatgtttatataaaatctatcgacttaaaaaatacaacaggcttttctgtttttacactgcaaaaaaaaaaatattttcttgtctagtatttttgttttggtttcAGTACAAATGGCTAAAAAAAATTAGgtgagcaaaataacctaaaaaaaaaaacttaagagtttttagacaaaaaatataatatttaagtgaatttgtgcctaaaagtaaaaaagaaatctgccagtggggtaagaaataaaaaatttcttttatcttaaacactttatttaagaaaaagtcaaggaaaaaaattattttccccaatggcagattttttttgcttttttaagcaaaaattcacttaatttttttgtctaaaaactagattacattttttaggttatttaactcttttgctttttaattcaagttttttttatatatatatttgtactaaaaaacaagacaaaagcactaaagtaagaaagtaattttctACAGTGTAAGATGTCCAgtaataaatagttttttttatttcagcttCTGGGAATCATCACATTTTGCCTGATCCTATATTTCTACAAACAACGGAATGCAAACTACCTCGTTTTGATTCTGCTATTGGTGTCACTACTCGGTAGGATCATAAAAGGAATAAAATCAGTTTGTAGCGTCCAAGCATTATTCTGTAGATGAAGGAATGCACAGACATAGCAATGGAAATAAACCACATCTTAATTTGTTATCCTTTTCCCTTTAGGCGCCGTGACTGTGATCACAGTGAAAGCGGTGTCAGGAATGATTGTGCTGAGTGTCATAGGTCCTCTACAGCTCTCATACCCCATATTTTACGTTATGTTCGTCTGCATGGTGGCTTCTGTTGTGTTCCAAGCATCGTAAGTTGacatagttcacctaaaaatctAATTTCTGTCCTTATTTACTTATCCTCATGTtgagtttttttattctgtgaatAAATGgtggggtgaactattcctttaagagtaTTAAACTTAGAGAGGTATACTTTCTTTATATGACTTGAGTGTCTTTTTTAATACAGATTTTTAGCACAGGCATCTCACCTGTATGATTCTTCTCTCATCACCTGCGTGAATTACATTTTCTCAACAACATTTGCCATCGTATCAGGTAGGACTCGCTACACCTTTCTGGGTTTGACATTTAAGCATACAGTCATGttatttgtttaatattatgtaCAAGTATTAGTTTTCATTCTCATCCTGTTTGTCTTTTAACAGGATGCATATTTTACCAGGAGTTCTACCATGAAGATGTCCTGCACATATGCATGTTTCTATTGGGGTACGTTTTATAATACATTTCGAGCACACAGCATattttaaagtccccctgtggtCAAAATCGCGTATGCATTGTTAAAACCATGCTACATGTCTGGAACTCCTGAATGGGGCATCTATGTACATTTATATCTATTTTCCGAGCTGGTGCAATTAagtagaggcggggactaatttaCATATTCATAGATCTGCATATACAAAATGAGGTGAAGGTATTTAGTTACATTCATGCTATTTTAAGGCATGAAGAAATTATTATCACAGGAAAAACTTTTACATATGCTGTtttgatgctcaaagatgagttttaagggATGAAAGTATCGACTACAGTGCTACAATTACTGTGAATATTATTACTTTCACATCTAGTGTCTCATACATCAAGAAAGGATGTGATCTCTATGTATTGTTTGACCATGACATAATAATAGACAAAGCGATTTGGAAATCTGAGATTGGTTAATAAGTGTCTCTTTGTGATTTTTCTTCAGATGTGCTCTTTGCTACCTTGGGGTGTTCCTTATCACCAAAAACAAGAGGAAAGCCAAAGCCTTTGAACCATATGTCACTATGGACATGGCGAAAGGTGTGTATGAAATTTTGACTTGGGATACACTAATATATCGGCCTATAATTGGTATCAGCAGATAAATTCATTTTTCCCATTGGTTGTACATTTAGTATTGCGGTGCATTGTGGGGTTTATAAATAAGGGCACTTAATGTCCACTATGATTTTGGATaccactaaaaataaattagtGCACTATTGAGGAGAATAGGGCCTATTTCAGACACAGCCAATGACAACAGAATTGCAGTTTTTAAGCTCTGCACTTCTAGGATTtcatgacatcatttgaaaAAAGAATTAAtggatcaaaatgtatttatatatattaattatttatttacaatgtttcaaaTGCAATGTTTCAAAGCTgagaaaatgtaattattaaatattaacttATGCACTAAATTATTATATTCTAATCAGAGATGGCAATAAAAGCATTAATTTGGATGCAGTAACAATAAAGATTTGATGCAATGAAGCTTCAGAAAGGATGCACAAGCACCATAAAAGTATCTTTAAAGCAGTCTATTTGACTTTATATAAGTTTTCTGAAGATAAACAAAAGTTTTGTGCAAGAAACATTTTTCACTAAtaatattacactttttttatgcACCTTTACGTAGTTTTTGAAGCTTGCGATGGATgaccaaaaataaaatttctgtTTTTATGCTAAACAAACACTGCATGTTTTATTGTCAACACAGGTATACCAACTATTCACGACAAAGGCTGGGCTGTGCAACCTGATAATGGCTCATTTTCCTACGGAGCACTGGAGAACAATGACAGCGTTACTCCCGTGACTCTTCCCGTGGGTCAGGATCCGTCCATTTCACCCGGTCCTGTCAACCACTACCAAAACACAGAGCTAAAGAGAGACTAAAGAAAATAAGTGCATATACGACTTCAACCAAAAGAAACGTTTCTGTTTAGGCCTTTTCTGTTTGCTTGACGGCAACAAATTATTCAAAGTAGTCTGATTGCTTAATAATTGGGCCTTTGGAGAACTTCTGATACTGTGTTATTGTTGGGGTTAGTACAATAACTGGCAtgttgtatttgtattaaactCTGTGCCTTAAATATATTGCTTGACACTTTGCTCACTCCTGACCCCCACATCAAAGCACATAAAGCTAACATAAGGGCCTATATATATACCTCAAAAGTGTTATAGATTGTACTACTGGTTTGGACCAAACATAATCCAACTTAATCACTCCGAGGCCTAATGTGTACGTCAACTTTCCTCCCAGTTATATACAAATACATGTTCAGCACAAAACTTGTGCACACTTTCCTtttgcagtatgtggtctgaaATGTGTGCTTTGCCTTTTTTTATTATGTGCCTGCAGGAAATTGCATTTCTATACAAATCTTTGTAATGATACGATATACACCAGGTACCAGAAGACAGATGGTTGTTGAATTGTACAGATGACTTCTGTAATGTTTGCTGAAACACTGATGGATATTTTATTGGTAATATTTGGTTGTCGTTTTGCCTTTTGTACATAAATCACAAATGATCATTATTCTGTTGAAAAATATTTGCTTTTGTTTGAAAGTTAGGGGAACTTGAATATTGAAAGTCACACTAAGTTATGTTTAGACacaataactttttttaaatacaggaTTCTTAATATATCCTATAAAAAGatattcttaaattaatgtCAGGATTGTGTTTTGGTGTTTATCCGGTTTTAGACATTCGATAGTGATATCATGTATTTATCCAATATAAGTTATGTCTTAATATTTAAGGAAATGGTTTAAGTCCTGCAGAACCAGTAATACTGCTCGTTGTTATAACGGATTGCTCATTGTTCTCATCTAATGCCGCTTACTGAGTTTGTACAGCTGTTTTTCATGATAAATGTATTAAAGCCTTACTGCATCATGTATTATTGCTGTCTGTTATATAATTTatagtgtgtctgtgtgtgtatgtgtatgtgtatatatatatatagagagagagagaaattcaTTATAACCTTTATGTAGGCCTGTGTGTGTATTGTATGTACAGCTACTTCTCTGAAAAATCTTTTCTTTGAAaggaacatttcacaagactttataaagatgtcaaataaatctttggtgtccccagattatatatgtgaagtttaaactcaaaatatcatatagataatttattataacatgttaaaatcgccaccttgtaggtgtgagcaaaaatgtgccgattttgggtgtgtccttttaaatgcaaatgagctgataaaataaaacactgatcaccataattgtggtttgttaaaattaaaactcTATTGTgctttcaattatttttttctgtctctctgcactaaatggcagtgccgtggttggatagtgcagattaaggggcggtattattataataagatccccttttgacatcacaaggggagacagattttaattacttattttatgcttgcagagaatggtttaccaaaactaagtttcacattttctaggttcatAGAagctggggacccaattatagctcTTCAACatgggaaaagtcagattttcatgatatgtcccctttttTTACGTGTCTGTCTGTATAATAACTGAACCATGTTgttatttaagtaatttttataCTATtacttttacatattttttattttggtagtttaaaaatgtgttatgtatgtgtatgtgtaagATTAGTGTAAAGGATgtttgcaaataaaaaaaaatttaactacAAATATACAATCAATTTTCTCTTAATTGTATTTCCAATAATTACCTATATTTAGACCTATAGTggtattgttatttattttactgtTAGTTGTTAACTTGAAGGAGTATTTCTGTATGAAagaatatttagttttttaataataatattatatattattattatattatatagctatattaatatatatatatatatatatatatattaaaattaggatttaattctGTACTTcatatcagaattttttttcaattcacCTGCTCAACGCAGAAATGCTCGCGCTCGTTAAATTGTCTAAGTCTCAACAAGAACACGGACAGAATTACTAAGacagtttttattgtttttattcttgttttttaaattatgaacatgcgtCAACGATAATATAAAGCGACAGCACTGTGTGGTGATGAAATATACGCCAAACGACCCCGTTTAGCATGACCCTTGTGCCAAAGTACGTCATCAATCCAAACTGTCAATCTCACGTACACTCAAACCCCATTGGCTGGTCGTGAGAAAAGCCTGTGTATCATTGGTCATTTCTCACCGTCAGTTCTCTTACAACAGCAACAGATACATTTACtgtttatttctgaatgagatATCGCTTTATCTCCTTATCGCATTGATGTTTAAAGCCTCTGATTTTAACGTGGATGGGTTGCCGTTCCGTCATCGACTTTGAATCATTGCAAAGATAACTGGTAAGTGAGTTAAACTTGAATTTGCATTTAGATTTGTGTCTGATGAACTCTGAGATTCTGTTTTACTACGTTAAATGACGTAGAACAACACCGACGTATAACTTATTACGACAGGTAAGTTATGTTGTTAGCATGAAATCTTGGTCGTTTTAGCGTGCTAGTAGCGATGTTTTTGCATAACACCAAATACCTAGTCATGTTTATTACCATAAACAgcataaaattaaatatgtatcATCATCAACATTGCAGAATTGGTATCCGTCTCGACTCTCGAGGTCATGCAACGCACACTTTCTATTTCGGATAACAAGATTACACCAGAATTTACGAAATAAATTCATGAAATCGCCGCTAGAGGGCTTTATAACACTGAACAAAACCTCATTTGTCACTAAAGTtactttgtttaaaaaaaaaagtatcttTTTTTAGCCTTAGCTAGAAACCTAATCGCTACAAAGGTCTGTGAGAGAAGTGCAGTATAAAAGTTAAAGTTTTATTCGTAGCACAGTTCTTATGTTTTCTCTCTTGGATGTTAACTATCTGCTTTGGTTTATTTGTGTTGTCTCCCTCTGGTGGTGGGAAGGTGAATGATGCGTGATTTTGGGAAATTGTGGAGCAACAACTCTGAGGGTCACAGCAGTGATCCTGAGGATGATGAAGAGGAGATGGCGTTCGGAGACAATGAGGAAGACTCAGACGAGATGATGGACCTGAGTGATCTCCCTACAGCGCTGTTTGCATGCAGCGTACATGAGGCTGTTTTCGAAGAGGACAGGCAGCGGGTGAGTTTGGCAACGCTTATGAGGGCCAAATTATGGAAACATATACAGAAACATGTCAAAAACCAACATTGCAGGTGGTCCTCAATAGTTAAAACGTTTACTTGATCTAATACTGTTTAAGGATAAAACTGTTAAAGTCTATGAGATACTGTATAGTTAAAgcaatgtgtttgtttatccCAAAAGAGCCACTCATGTCTTTTTATAGAAAATATAGCGTTTCCACGGGCCTTCAAGTGAAGCATTACGGGTATGAAAGGAATTCTGCTCCACACATACACTTTCGTACTCAGGTCTTCAGGCTTTTTAGTGCTTGCTGGGTGCCTTTATTTTTCTAGCATGTTTCAAGCTAATGGAGGTCTTTTAAGTGGTACATTTTAACCTACATTCAAAAGCTGGCACTTTAAGGCCCCGAGGACAACATCTGACGTCCACACTGCATTGAATCATTCATGCAATATATTTGGTACATGTTAAAGCTATAACCTGTAACCTGAGGAACAGAAATAGAGAAGAGCTCTTATTGTCTTCTGTGTTAGAAAGAGATGTGATTTTTTGGCAGAGAAAGTGAACCACAATGGAAAAAAAATTTACTTCTCTAAAACCTACAAACCTAAAAACATAATGGGACACAAATAACATATTTATTACTTTACTCGATTATTACTGAAATTTGTATCTTTTTACTTTTTGGAAGTTTTCCCCATTAAGTTTGGCAATAATAGTGTTACAGTGCATTATAATGTATACATGCATAGTCCTGttaaaggtccagtgtgtagatttttagcggcatctagtgatGAGACCGTGAATTGCAACCAAGTCCACaactcacccctccctttcgaaacgcatagagaagctacggtagccgccataggacaaacacgtcatcgtctgagacaacgtagtgactctatagagcagtttgtccgtttagggctactgtagaaacatggcagggACATGGCGaaatgtaaggggacccgcgttGTATGTAgttaaaaacggctcattcgaagatgataaaaataatacagtTCAAGAGATCCTGCTAAAAGAACTGTGCATCTTTACTAGTCTATAGCAGTAAAAATTGTACTCGTTACTTCAGCAGCAAAAGTTCAGCGTGAATCGGGTGATCAGGTCTGTAAACTCAGTGTTATTTACTTAGTTACCTTTCATAAAAGTTCAAGATAATGTAGGCTACCAGCAGTTTTATTCAGAATTTATCAGCATAAATTTTCTTAACGcattggaatttttttttaaacctaaaTCCTTATTGTATTTGTGGGGGTAATTGACCACCCCTGAAAAAACATTCTGGCTACGCCCCTGCATTTTTAAAGTCTTTCATTTGGGTGCGTCTGGCAGCCTGGCATTGTTGTTTCATTAAAATTGTTGACCTGCTTTGTGGCACATGTCTCAAATCGACTCCCCCTTATCCTGTTTACCGAGCTTTATCAGAGCTAAAGTCCTGATAGAGAGACTCTTCAGACAGGGGTCAAAACAATGAATCTGAGCCGTGTATTCTCAGATTAGTGTCTATATATAGAGAGACCAAGAGACCAGGCTGTGGATGGATTTGATAAACATAATGTACAGTCAGCAAGTCATTACCACAATATAAACTCTGGGGTGATACAAGATCCACCTGTCTGGGTTTATTTTGCAAGTGTACATAATCAAACTGAATACATGCTAcctatcaaataaataaataaatgtaacccATTCTCTGTACCGCTTATAGCCTGTagatatatactgtatgtatatacTCGCAGTAGGGTTGCGGGGCCGAAGCAACCCCGGAGTTTCAAAACTAAAAAAAGGGTCTGCAGCGTTTACAAACGACtccgtttatgagggtcaaaaaaatgctgggggcTTATTTAAAACCTAAacgcattaactctttccccgccattgatatCTCgtgaattaagagaaaacatttgcatgaaaaaacgtgttcctgatgagtttttatggttttATCTGTAATACCGTGAATATCCACTacacccaatttataaaaaaaactgaagcaaaatattatttattaattttacacgtgtaagttttgataatcgttctgaatctgatctctaacaaaattccttcacaaaaatggaattatttcagctttcttttaaataataaaattataaaatgaatttaataaaataaacataaaaatgtctttaaaaataataataaaaaaacccatatttaagagtttataagcagagaaaaaaatatagataggatgaaagatTATTtccctttttgtttgtttgttttgtttattgtttgtttgaaagcagagggtctgttctttcattcaatatatttgtatgtttatatatttatagaagaaaattttcctggaaaaGGAAacttgtgaaacttttgtgaaaatcacaaaaaattctggcgggcaacttttcaaaaaaaggctggcagggAATAAGTTAATGTAAATAGGGCCTTAATCCTTGGCTGCAACAGAGGCAAAAAGTGCGTTTCAAAATGGCATTATCGGCAAATCTGATTTTAAAATGGCCGATGTTTATAATCGGAAAAATGCTTAAAGGCACACCATGGAattttttggccactagggggtgctagacatgtatttttcacgtctagcgcccctagaggccacaagtgCCGCAGCACTGccgcaaaggaaaagaagacaactctttaggtcacaaactgtgccttccagcatgtcatgtgtcattttatataattttatgggttttattttcatcaaaCACCAAAAAAATTGCATAGCTCACAtttacaagccagttgtaaTGGTGGTCGCTCGGTTAAAGTCAGCATCGGTCAGGAACCCCTTATTTTTCTTTAGTTCACACCAGCGAACGAACGCTGGCCCAATATAATTGATCCTCGTCCTTCACTCTCTccttttctctttctggtctcctccgacaaaaccttgggtgtctttttcttagttgctgcttTGGCCAtgaaaaaaacaggaaaatagATAGTTGCGCTCTCACGTCCGAATTTGAGAAAGTGGAgaaagtgacgtatgccgtaaagcagatttttgtagttttttgttttgtgctcgggttactacccgaaaccccaagtttaaaaATACGAGTAAAAccgatacagaccccgtcagtcTATGGTGGACATGTCATTTCacctattttaagtcgatgtactatcacaagggtcttgaaaatatattatgaaggttgaaaaactacaaagtgtcactttaacaTCGACATCGATAATCGGTCGACCCCTACTTTGAATCAATGGTTCACTGGTTAGCTGTGAAAATGGGTCACCGATACCAGATAAACGGCCATGCTACATCCAAATATTGAATTCTAACTAGCCATACAATTGTGCGTAATTAATATCAGGGTAAATAATCAGCTTAGCAAAAGAAAATCTTTTGACGCTGTCCATCTTGATCTTAAAATCTGTGTCCCAAGTTAAAACCAGTTAAAAATCACTGCTTTTAAATGACACATCAGCATATAAGTTATTATATAATAATGTGCATAAATAGATCTACCGCATTGCTCATTTTAGTGCTGTGGTGAGCAGTCCTTGGGCCTGCTGCTCACCTGTC containing:
- the nipal3 gene encoding NIPA-like protein 3 — encoded protein: MNTVRMEREDDGNKDSYTENLIGTLLAIFGNLLVSISVSIQKQSHVALAGNKDPRRYYRTKTWWFGLVLMVFGEGALFVSYAYAPLSLIAPLNAVSVISSSILGFLFLREKWKAQEFLKRYILTFLGCAMTAGGTYLFVTFGPNSHETLNAENIVQHLISWPFLLYSLLGIITFCLILYFYKQRNANYLVLILLLVSLLGAVTVITVKAVSGMIVLSVIGPLQLSYPIFYVMFVCMVASVVFQASFLAQASHLYDSSLITCVNYIFSTTFAIVSGCIFYQEFYHEDVLHICMFLLGCALCYLGVFLITKNKRKAKAFEPYVTMDMAKGIPTIHDKGWAVQPDNGSFSYGALENNDSVTPVTLPVGQDPSISPGPVNHYQNTELKRD